The following DNA comes from Cryptococcus deuterogattii R265 chromosome 2, complete sequence.
AATGCATGTCTAATTTTGTTTTTcaagctttgaagaaggatgacatTGCTCagctcaagaagaagttcgGTTTCAACCCCGAGGAGTCCTTCGTCGTCCCTCAAGAGACTTCCGACCTCTACAACAAAGTTGCCCAGAACGGTGCCAAGGCCGATGCTGAATGGCAGGCTCTCTTCAAGTCTTACAGTGAGAAGTACCCCAAGGAGGCCGCTGAACTTCAACGACGAATTGAAGGCCGTCTCCCCGAAGGTTGGGAGAAGGCTCTCCCCACCTACACCACGTCTGACGCTGCTGTCGGTTCCAGGAAGTTGTCCGAGACTACCATCACCAAGCTCGCTGAGGTTTTGCCCGAGTTGGTTGGTGGTTCTGCCGACTTGACCGGTTCCAACTTGACCAGGTGGAAGGGCGCTGAGGACTTCCAACACCCCTCTACTGGTCTCGGTAGCTACGCTGGTCGATACTTCCGATTTGGTGTCAGGGAGCATGGTATGACTGCCATCTGTAACGGTATCGCTGCCTACGGTGGTATCATTCCGTTCTGTGCCACTTTCCTTAACTTCGTCTCTTACGCCGCCGGTGCCGTCCGACTTTCCGCCTTGTCTCACCTCCGAGTCCTTAACGTTGCCACCCACGACTCCATTGGTCTCGGTGAAGACGGACCTACCCACCAGCCCGTTGAGACAGCTGCTTGGCTCCGAGCTCTCCCCAACCTTGCTTTCTGGAGGCCTGCTGACGGTAACGAGACCTCTGCCGCCTACCTTGTCGGCATCTTGTCTCAGCACACTCCTTCCGTCTACGCCCTTTCCCGACAGAACGTAGGTTGAATTTAAAATTGAAACATTGTTGCGTAGCTCTAACATTACCTTTTTTATAGTTGCCTCAGCTCgccaactcttccattgAGAAGGCTGCCAAGGGTGGTTACgttgttgaggaggttgagaacGGTTAGTCAGATTTCGGCTGGCTGAACACGGATATGCTAACATCATTTAGCCGATGTGACCCTCGTCTCCACCGGTTCTGAAGTTTACCTTTGTCTTGACGCTCTTGAGCAGCTCAAATCCAAGGGCATCAAGGCTCGATTGGTCTCCTTGCCTTGTTTCGAGGTCTTCGTACGTGCTCTCCACTTCAAAGGAAAGGACACGTCGGGACTAATTTTTTTCTCTATAGAACAACCAGCCCAAGGACTACAAGCTCAGCGTCCTTCCTTCCGGTgctcccatcctctcagTTGAGGCTTACTCTACTTTCGGTTGGGGAGCTTACTCTCACGACCACTTCGGTCTCAAGGCCTGGGGTGCCTCTGGTCCATACAACAAGGTCTACGAGAAGGTATGTACAGTTGTTTCTGAAGCTAGGGACTCTTGTTGACAGCCTGCCCTTTTTAGTTCGACATCACTCCCCAGGGTATTGCTAGAAGGGCTGAGAAGGTTGTTGACTTCTACAAGAAGCGCGGCCAGCCCGTATTCTCTCCTTTGATCTCTGCTTTGGACGACATCTCCGAGTAAAGTTCAAAGGGGAGTTGGGGAAAGTTCGTAATGGGGTAGTACTGTATACAGGTCATAGAGCGATGTAGTGATTTCCGGTTTTGTCTGCCTTCATCAGTGATTGTCTTTTGATTGTTGATATTCCCATTCATAACTGAAATGTGTACattaataataataatatgCGATTCGGCTGACATTTCGCCAATCGTTCAAGTACTCTTATCAAGCttcccaaaaaaaaaaaaaactgCTAATGGCACTCTCGAGTTGATAATAATACAATATCTTAAAATTATGGCAGACTGTACGTGGCCTACAGGGCCTTTGTTCAGGGACCATCACCCCGTCAACAGCTTTCAAGAACTCGGCGAAGCGGCCAAACTCATTGAAAAATACTTGAAGGATTTCACGGTAATAAGGTGCTGCCGAGCTTTCCAAAGGAAATGCAGGCAACAAACAATGGATCTCTTTCTTGCAGACGagatgttgatggagagggaatATGATCGTTCTGTGAAGTATGGAGATCCTGGCTGCATGTGGGAGGACTGTTGGCGCTGGCTTCTCATCCTAGGGGGCCTGATGAGAATGACTCGCTACACGAATTTTGTCTTGGAGATGTTTGTGAAGTTCAAAACTATGCTGCAAAAGATGCTTGATTTCTACGAGGCAACCTGGTTGGTAAACCTCActggaaaggagggaaaaaTGACCCATTACTGGGTTCAGGCATTGGTGGGAAGCGTATCCCAAAGATTTGGCCTGAATGACGCTTGCGACGATTTTGGTAGAGGGCGTAAGCAGCATGGGTCAACTATTCATGTAAGGGAAGCAATCCCAGACGTGGTAGAAATTGAGACACTGATTCCAACGGCCGAAGAGCTGGGTCAGCagatagaagaagatggcgatgatTAGAGTTTTATAGACATTGTCGATCTACAACGAATGGATTCAGTTTGGATAACAGAAGCTGCATGACTAGGGACCCCATCTAATTGTTctacctctccctcttttgTTCTCCGACGATGATCCTGCATTCGCAGTAGCACGTCGCCGCTTGGTGGCGCCTACTTCAAAGTTCTCATTTTCTGACCCTTCTCTAACCCTCTTGAGCGCCATTGCTGGTTGAAAACAAACCTGAGCCACCGCAGTTGTCGAGGTGATATAATTGATGAGGTCGTTGGATAGGATTCTCTCCCGAGATGCCATGGAGGGGTCACTCAAATATTTGAGCTCTCGCCATTCCTCAAGGCTCTGGCAGAATTCATCGCTCGCAATATTCCTTCTTCGGCTTGGATGCGGTTTTGCTCGCCGCCTGTCAAAGTATGGCCTGCTCAGGAGACAGGAGAGGCTTTAGGCGCCGGACTGTCAGATCAGTGGCCATCGGACCAGATGACTTTGCAACATCTCCGGTCCAATTTCCCACAGCTGTCTTTCTTATCGGCGAATTTTGCCCTAACATTTGGGCAGAATCTCCCATTCAGGACATTGGCCTCTAAGTGCAGCCGCTTGAGCGTCCCTTCTTGTCACATATTATCAGCAGCATTCCCTCAAGCGAAAAGTGTGGAACCTACCTGATCACCTTGTATGGCTTTTGCTACCGCAAACGGGATAAGAATGCCTGAGTGCCCATACGTGTAGCATCAGAATCCAAGCCACGATGCTTCGTTTTCCCCGACCCTGTCAGTCGGACTAGCCTATTCtattttctttcttttgtGCGTCGGTCGGATATGTCCGCCACTAATTTCCGTCTAGTGACTTCGTATCGAGCCTAATGATGTCGCTCCCTTTGGGACGAACGACCGACTTTCCTCCGTTGCGTTTGCTCCGGTCTTCCTACAGTCCTTTTCCCGCAGACTCAGCGACTGTCGACCTATCAACAATAACCACATTCGGCTCCAAAGGGTCAGTAGCGGAACATCAAAGAATTACTCACAAGACGCGATATACCAGTTGACATCATGGACATCGAAGAGTGAGCTCGGCTATGACTAGAGACATAAATGCATCCAATCTGATTCATACTGGACTTGTTGCCTATAGGTTTCGGAAAGCAGGTAGGCTCTTTGTTGTTCACATATGGAAGGCGATGTTTTTGACTCTTGTAATTAGGATATGCGGCCGTTGACGCTATCTGTAATTACTACGAACAGCTCCCCAAAAAGCCAGTCAAAGCTGAAGTTGAACCTGGATATCTCCTAGAGAAATTGCCATGTGCGTAGGAATGCTATATCCACTCCAAGCATGTGGTTTGGAATTTAATGTCTTGCCCTCCTGGACTTGTAGCAGAGGCGCCAGTTAAAGGGCAGCCTTTTGAGCAGATAACAACATCTTTTCAGAATGATATCCTTCCTGGCAggtcttcatcctttgtTACCTCGCGACCTCCAAAACCTAATGAGCTTTCAGGTATCACCCATTGGCAATCACCCAATTTCCTTGCTTACTTCCCTTCAAACTCAACGTTTGAGAGTATGCTTGCTGATCTTTATGCGGCTAGCGTCAGTAACCCCGGTTTCAACGTGAGCTTTTCAGTAATCCCATTTGACGTACAAGAGCTCACTCCATGGGTCTAGTGGATCTGCTCCCCAGCTTGCACCGAGCTGGAGCAAGTCGTTGTTGATTGGGCAGCCAAGATGCTGGGGCTATCCTCAACTTTCTGGACTGAGTCGAAAGTTGGCGGAGGTGTGATAATGGTATGATCTGACGCTAGAGAAAGAGATCGTTCATGTTCAAGGAAAATTGTATAGGGATCCGCATCCGAGGCTGCTTTGACTGCTGCAATGGCCGCTCGGGAGAGGGCGTTAAGAATCCTCTCCAAAGACGACAAGGCGGCAGCCAATGAGGATATTGAAATTTCCGAAGATGTGAGAAAGAAATATGGGCAAAAGCTAGTAATTTATGGAAGCACACAAACTCATAGTGTTGGTGCCAAGGTATGCCCACCGATGCCACATCCGATTGCCGCTGACGTTACCCGTTGTTTCAAGGCTGCCATTCTTTTGGGCCTTCCTTTCCGAGCAGTGCCAGTGACTGCAGAAGACCAGTATGCTCTTAGAGGGGATGCTCTGCGAGCAGCAATTGAAACTGACGTCGCAGCTGGATTGATCCCTTTCCTTGCCAGTGAGACATACAAGCAACCATTGAATATGACAGACCTGAGCTGACAATGTTTGAAAGTTGGCACTGTGGGCACAACTTCTTCCGGCGCTGTAGATAGAATTGCTGAGATCGGGCAAGTCTGTATGTGAAATCATCCCGCTTCCGTGACAAATACTGACTGCAATTATAGTAAAGGATTATCCTACCATGTTCTTACATATCGACGCTGCAGTCAGTACCCTTACTCCTTCTACTATTATACATTTGACTGACTTGATGACAGTGGGCGGGCGTTGCATATGCGCTTCCAGAGTATCGAGACCTGCTTCGACTTGCCGAGGTTAACGAGTATGCCAATTCTTTCTCTACCAACTTCCATAAATGGGGTTTGACTACATTCGACGCGAGTAAGTACACTTTGTAACTGATCGTCAAATAAGTTAATTGACCTTGGCAGCACTGATGTTCGTCAAGAATCGGCATGATTTGACACAAACATTCGATGTGACTCCTGTAAGTCCTCTTCAATTGATCATACCGATGTGTGACTGAGTGCTGTAAAAGCTCTATTTAAGAAGCAAAGAGGCCGATGCTGGGAAGGTAATTGACTACCGTAACTGGCAAATTCCTCTGGGTAGAAGGTTTAGGAGTCTCAAATTATGGTTCGTCCTGAGGAGTTATGGTATTGAAGGTTTCCAGCAGCACTTGACCCGGGTATGACAGACGAATCCCCTCTATTGGAATTATCAAGGAATTTCCCAGCTGATTGCATTCATTGTAGGGTATCGAGCAATGCCAGCAGCTCGCTTCCATAGTCGGCGCGTCTCCTGATTTCGAACTTGTCACAGAGCCcgtccttgctcttctaGTCTTTCGTCTGGTACCGGGAAATAGCACACAACTGTCAGAAGAGACTCTTAACCGTCTCAATCAACGGCTTTACGACCGCCTAGACGCTCGCAAGGATGTGTTTTTGACAAAGACTTCCTTGAAGACCAGCAATGGGCATAATGTGTTGTGCATCAGGTTTGCTATGGGTGGGGTGCATACGAAATTTGAGCATGTTGAAAAATCATGGGAGGTggtagaagaggaggggCATAATACCATcgaggagtggaagaaagaggagggtaaTTAATGAGCAAACTGATGAATAAGTGTCAATCTATATCAATGACGTTGTTGCATTTACTATTTTTGCATTTTACACAGATCTTGTGATGCCAACACCATTATTCCACCATGCCCCTTTGTCATGTGACTTCCTTGGCTTTGATTCTCCCAGCATTCCATCTGCAAAGGAGGGCGCAACGAAGTCGTGGTCTTGTGTGAGTACACGGTCGGAAAGAAGTTGATAGACCTAAATAGACTACTAACCGGGCTGGCTCTATAACGATGAGATACCTAGAATATAGACTAGCCGTACTTCCGACCCTTACATTCTACACTTCTCTAGGACGTTTCATTCATTCGCCCCTCGATGATAACTCTCATTCAATGTCTCTTTGACAACCTCCGCACCAAATCCTAGCTTTTAGCCGGCTTAACTGATCCACGAGGCTATCCCATGGAGCAAAATAGATCAGTGACCACTTGGCTCATGTAGCTCAGAAACCTTGTTTTGGATGGTGCTGGCAGCAGAAATCAGTCTGCGTGCATTTGCTTTTTTGATAGCACCTTTGCTTCTCAATTCGAAAATGATTCATTCGCTTCTCTAGAGGGCCCGAATACGTCTCAATGTCAAGCAGTGGACGGTCCTAGACCTTCCCTCAAGCTGCCTTCAAAGCTGGATGCTGGAACGATGTGACACGACGATTTCGATCCCGAAAGCGTCCGAGATTCTCATCCCCCGCACTTGACCGACAGCTCCACCGTCTTATTCATATAATCGTTTCCCTTGTTCCCGTACCGTTCATGTCGACAACATCAGCAACATAAATCTTACAGCTGAATGACTTGAGTACATGGACTAGGAGGGATGCTACATTTTCAGTTGTCCATTTTTCCCTTTGTTACTGTGCCATGAAGGAAATGGACCCAAAGATTCGTCATGAAATAGAAAGTCATTTCCTTGATCGCACTTTTATGGTGAAGGGCTGAACAAAATAATGGTAGAGGATCGAATGGCGATGTAAATATCCCATTAATTAGTTGGTGGTCAGCAAGACTATGGGTTGTATTGAGCTGGCTTTTGCAAACAGAACCGTTccaagaggaggagcgTTTTGACCAAAAGTATTGCGGGTGAACTCAAATTCTATCCCAGGGAGGCAAGGGATGTGCATCAAAAGTTCCATGTATAAGAGCCAGTTAATGAACTAATACTGGTACAGATATACTTCTAAATCAAGGGCATACTGTATTATAAGGAACTAAGTTATAAAGATTCAACAGATTCGCTCACTTCCAGCAGCGGCTATACGACTCAAAATCTAATCCACTATCGCGTCCCCGCTTGCTTCTTTatatccttcttttctggTGGCGAGAAGAGCCAGTCCAGATGTGACGCCTTGAGTACAGATTGCTTGACATAATCTTGGACCATATTTTGCCACGGGCTTGCCgcgccttcttcgccacGACTACCAACAGCAGAACtgagaaaagatgagataAAGTCGGCACCACTCTCCGGAGCAGGCTGTGATTCTTTACCATGTCTTCCAGAAGCTTTATCTTTTGTTGAAGACCGAGTGGAATATTTTGATCGAGGGGtagtcttcttcctccctttgCTGGTACTGCTACCATCCTGATTTCCAGAGAACAAGCTCGACAGATAGGCGATACCCGGGTTTGCTTGGCCCGCTCTGGCGCCATTATCAGCAGGATCCAGGCCTGACCATTGTTTGGCAAGCTGCATCAACTCGCCCATGCTTCCCTGCCCTGAAGCTTGCATTATCCAAGCAACTATCCCTACGAGAGGGGCAAGGCGTAACGAGAAGCGCAAGAAGCGAGAAAAGTAGCCGAATATGCTAGAGACTGTGGACCAAACAATGATGAAAGCtacaaagatgatgaaataGCCGATGTAGGGGCTAATGAGTCGGAAAAGGGGCAAGAATGAGGAGGGATTTGTGAACGTCGGAGGGTTGAGAAAGAGTTCCTGAGCATCTTCAGGGAACCAGGGGACGATATTTTGATAGATGAATTGTCTATGACAGTAATTTGAGCAAATAGTATCGCTTTTTATACCTGACTTACTCCATCGTCGGTGGGAGGAACTAATGTAGTGGAGGCGAAGAGTTGGATGGGAAAGATAACAATCAGTGTATGGAGCTTGTAACAGATTcgttgtttgtttgtttcCGTCGGGCAACACGTCATCACTCTTTGTCGGCGATGGCCGATTGGAAGTCTGCTATTATGACCATTGCACTATACTATACTATATTTCACTCTGCTATATCCACCTCGCAATGTCCGCCTCACTCCCCGCCCCTCCGGCACTTGCCCATTACCAAGTTAATAACGTCCCCCCAGCCGCCTACTAGTAACAGCCCGTCTCCCCAATTAGTTGTCTCCTACTAACTCCCCGCCCACAGCATACCTGACTTCATCacagaggacgaggaggagtaTCTCATCAGGAAGATCGAACAAAGCCCACAGCCAAAATGGAAAACAGTAAGcacaggaagaaggtataATATATCCCATATATGACTAGGCTGTGTTGATTCGCTGATCACATAATGCAATTAGGCTACAGTACTGGGGTTCGTAATATTCAATGGTACAAGGCATCGATTGCTGACTTCAGCGACATTCAGGCGGTACCATGTCCAAAACAGGTGTTCTTTTACCAGAATCCCTGCCCGACTTTCTTACAAAATTGTGAGTGAATTACTCGTCGATATGACATTTAAATATCAAGGCGTTACATTCGCTCACGCAACGTTAATATAAATCAACAGTCCAGATATTATCAGTCGTATAGAAAAATTCTTGCAAGAAACTTCACCAGATGGCCCCAAGCTAGATATCAATCAAGTGGGCCATTTCCCCTTCATACAAATATCTTTTCAGATTATTAACCGGTGATTCAGGTACTCGTCAATGAATATAATCCCGGCCAAGGAATCGCTGTGAGCCTTTCAAACGCACacactctctctcttggTTTGTTCTAACACGACCACTAGCCTCATGAAGATGGACCTGCATTCCAACCCCTCGTTGCCACCATCTCCCTCGGCTCCCATACCATTCTTGACCTCCACCACTATATATCTAGTACTT
Coding sequences within:
- a CDS encoding transketolase, which codes for MANFSSSDVTAVNTIRTLAADVVAKANSGHPGAPMGMAPVAHVLFTRFMRFNSKNPKWINRDRFVLSNGHACALQYILLHLAGYEVSMEDLKQFRQIDSITPGHPEVGVTPGIEVTTGPLGQGISNAVGLAIAQAHMGAVFNKENFSLIDNYTYCFLGDGCLQEGVASEACSLAGHLKLANLVAIYDDNKITIDGDTAVSFTEDVEMRFKSYGWNVLHVEKGDDDLAAIESAIAEAKKSKDAPTIINLKTTIGFGSLKAGGHDVHGAPLKKDDIAQLKKKFGFNPEESFVVPQETSDLYNKVAQNGAKADAEWQALFKSYSEKYPKEAAELQRRIEGRLPEGWEKALPTYTTSDAAVGSRKLSETTITKLAEVLPELVGGSADLTGSNLTRWKGAEDFQHPSTGLGSYAGRYFRFGVREHGMTAICNGIAAYGGIIPFCATFLNFVSYAAGAVRLSALSHLRVLNVATHDSIGLGEDGPTHQPVETAAWLRALPNLAFWRPADGNETSAAYLVGILSQHTPSVYALSRQNLPQLANSSIEKAAKGGYVVEEVENADVTLVSTGSEVYLCLDALEQLKSKGIKARLVSLPCFEVFNNQPKDYKLSVLPSGAPILSVEAYSTFGWGAYSHDHFGLKAWGASGPYNKVYEKFDITPQGIARRAEKVVDFYKKRGQPVFSPLISALDDISE
- a CDS encoding aromatic-L-amino-acid decarboxylase: MDIEEFRKAGYAAVDAICNYYEQLPKKPVKAEVEPGYLLEKLPSEAPVKGQPFEQITTSFQNDILPGITHWQSPNFLAYFPSNSTFESMLADLYAASVSNPGFNWICSPACTELEQVVVDWAAKMLGLSSTFWTESKVGGGVIMGSASEAALTAAMAARERALRILSKDDKAAANEDIEISEDVRKKYGQKLVIYGSTQTHSVGAKAAILLGLPFRAVPVTAEDQYALRGDALRAAIETDVAAGLIPFLAIGTVGTTSSGAVDRIAEIGQVLKDYPTMFLHIDAAWAGVAYALPEYRDLLRLAEVNEYANSFSTNFHKWGLTTFDATLMFVKNRHDLTQTFDVTPLYLRSKEADAGKVIDYRNWQIPLGRRFRSLKLWFVLRSYGIEGFQQHLTRGIEQCQQLASIVGASPDFELVTEPVLALLVFRLVPGNSTQLSEETLNRLNQRLYDRLDARKDVFLTKTSLKTSNGHNVLCIRFAMGGVHTKFEHVEKSWEVVEEEGHNTIEEWKKEEGN